The genomic region ACTAGAGCAGATTTGAAACataatcatatttgaaatatgtgtactttgtttaatttcatttgtCGAACTATCAGAGTTATAAGGTTAGGCTAAGGCACGTACAATTAAAGCAAGTAAAAGACTCCGACGGAACCCATGACACAATAGGGAAAGATCATCACATAAAGAAGAATTATCTTGAACAAAGAATATGGGGACGTCACAATCAACTTTACCCATATATAGAGTGACGTCATGAAAAGGTTATCCCATAATTTTCTTAACGTGATTACAGCAAAATATTTGCACAATGTTATAAACATTAGTTGTTACAAAGTTACGTAGAAACGTTGATAATAGAATCGCTATTACATCATAACGTGATATTATAATACGTTTTTGTATAAGCAACACGGTATAAAGTCTTATAGTCTTTGTTACTTCTTTAATCTAACAATTAGCGAACGTTATGTGTTACTTACGGATGTTACGGAAACTTTGCAGTTGCAATGTCAggacaagaaagaaaaggacATGGAAAAACGGTGCTGTATTCAATATCATGTTTTCAGTCAACCACATGCCCTTAATGATTCCCTCTACTAGTACCTGCCTGCATGATATTTATGTTTCACATTTCATACTATCGACTTACGAGAATATTGTAGTATATATCTTttctttgtctgttttttttttggtaaaataatGTAGCCAGTGTTTCTTTTCAAGGGATTTATTCGAGTACATATGTTTTCTTAACTATATAGCCGCCATTAAGCGtttgttatttgtaaataaatgctAATTATATCAAGTACCTTTTCTGCTCATTTTCTAGAAAAAAAGCCATCATCCATCGGAAACAATGGCATCCTCCACACCTTTCAAGGACATGACAGAGACTGTTTGCCAGTGCCCTGTTTGTTCGGATCAACTTAAAGATCCGAAACTGTTACCGTGTCTTCATCGATATTGTAGGGATTGCTTGACATCGGTCATTTTATCAACAAGCGGAGGTATGTTTAAATGTTCAGTATGTAAACAGGATTGTAAAATTCCTGAAAAAGGTGTGGATGGATTTAAGACTGATCTTCATATGACGAGTAGGCTGTTGTTGATTAAATTACAAGACTCATTCGTAAATAAAGATCAAAAGCAGTTATGTGTTAGCTGTTCTAAGGAATCAACAATGCCAGCATACTGCTTTAAGTGTGACAAATTGTTATGTCAGCAATGTTTTCAGATTCACCTAACTTTGGAGATGTTTCAAGATCACCAACCACACACTCTGAACTTAGAAACCATCAAAGAAAAGAACTTGACTTGGGAAACAATATCACCATTTACGGTCGATCCCATATGTGCTGATCACGTGACAGAAAGGGCACAATTATTTTGTAGTACATGTGGAGGTGTACCGATTTGCGTGACCTGTGTCACTGGTATGCACAAAGGTCACGACTTGCTTGATGTAGTTGAGTTAGCGAAGAGTGAAAGAGAATTACTGGAGGCAAAGCTTTTGGAAAttaccaaaaatgaaaaaaagttgtaCGAGTTACCAACTATGGTTAAAGCTGCTACACAGAAACTAAGAGAGAATGTAAAAGATAAATCCGAAAAGTTGCAAATTCAATACGAACAGCATGTTAACAAGATGAAAGACAAAATAAACGAAAATGATACTGAGAAAGAGACACAGGTAGAAGACGTAGAAAACAGAAGAGAACAGGAGAAATGTCAACTaagggtcaaatttgaaaacgaGATGACAAACTTGGATTAGAAATATGACCAAGAATCTCAAGAAGTGCAAGCAGAACACGATAAAATCGAAGCTAAATGCAAAATAACACTGGAGAATTTTGATAGAAATTTAAAGGAACTGTCGGCAGAAAAAGAACTACTAACAAGGCACAAGGAAAATGAACTTCAAGATATCTTGGAATATTGTGAACAGATTATTGAAAGGTACGAGAATTTCACAGCGACAACTTCATCCATTCTTGCTTCTAAAGACGATTGGTCGGATTCTCAGTGCATCCCTTGCATCAGGACCGCCAGTGACGCCCTAGTAAAAGATATGGAACAAGAATTTCCACAGTTAGAATTATTATCTGATTTTACTATTGACGAAACGAAAGTTGTTTGGGGAAAAGTAAAGATTATTGTCGATCAAGAGTTTTTAATCGATTTTACGGAATTCGATGCTAAGCAAGCTGCTGCTTCTAAGACAAATCCAGCGGTAGGTGGGTATCTGATTGAAAGCATGACACACACCAGTGATGGAAATATGGTCATCTCTGGTAGTGCACCAGATAATTATTCACATATCACCGTCATCAACAGCAAAGGAAAAATACAAAAGCAGGAGCAGATGACAATAAGATACAAAATCAACTACACCAATCGTTATTGTTGTTACTTATCCGAGCATCAAGTCGTGACGGTTTGTGCACCCAATGAAATCGGTATCTACGATGTTCGTAATGGTTCATACAACAGGAAGTACATCGATGATGTTGTAACAACCGGAAAGCGTATGCTGTGTGTAGCTTATGATCCTGACAAAAATCGAATCATTGTTTGTTTGGGGGATGACGGTAAGACTTTCTTAATTTTTGATCATCAGCTGAAATACAGTCACACCGTGGAAGTAACAGGTGGCGTATTCGGTGTCGTGAATGATATTGCAGTACATGATGGTTATCTTCTGGTATGTCATGGAAATGGCGCCCATGCAATCACCATGGAGGGACAGTCAATTAAAATCGTATTCGAATTCACCAAACCAGATCTTGTTACAAATGAAAGATATAATGCGATCGATATGTGTATCGACAAGAACGGTTTCTTTTATATGTTATGCTCATGTAATGGACAAACTTTCCTGGCACAGTATAGCCAAGATGGCCGACAGCTCCTACATGAACAACCACTGGCAAATGTAAAGACTGGTTGTCTGACCACATTAGACGTTGATGGCACAGAACGCCTCGCAATTGCTTCAAAAGATTCCGCAAACCTCTGCAGCTTTAGTCTGATTGCAGAGAAGTGATTACCCCAATTCATTTTAAGGATAATGAAGCGAACTAgagatgatgacatcatcagggTAAGAAATTTTCTTCTGTTCAGAACTTGGTGTATGGCGTGCCTCAGGGATCAGTGTTAGGACCTGTTCGCAATTTACATTTTACCTCTCGGAAATCTGGTTCGCGAATATGGGCTAGATATGCATATGTACGCAGATGATACACTAGTGTATGTTTCGGTTTGTCCAACATCTGAGGAGGGAGTAAAGCAGGCAGTTCGAAACTTAAAGACTGTGTTTCCAATGTGCAAACATAGATGTCAGTAAACTTCCTGAAACTCAATGCTGACAATACTGAGATTATGGTAATTGGGTTTAGACCCCAATTGGCTAAGTTCGATCTGCCCTCATTGTCTGCTTCTGGTGAAGATGTTCCCCCCGTCCAAACAAACCCTGTCAGAAATTTAAGGGTTATGTTCGGCTCTGGTATGACAATGAGTGCAGAAGTCACAAATACCATCAGATTTGCTAACTATCATCTAGTCGTGCACGCCAAATGCTCACGACTGAAAGCAGCCAAGCTAGCTGTGCGCACCTTAGTTACCTCCAGGTTGGACTACTGCAACAGGTTCTTGATTGGTGTTAACAAATCTCTCATCACCAAACTTCAGAGTGTCCAACGCACCTCTGCTCGCATCATTGTCAAGCGTAAGAAGTATGACTTCCTTAACTTTGGAACTCGTTGCTCTTCATTTGCTCTCCATACAACAACGTATCAAATTCGAAGTTCTTCTTCTTGTGTACAAAACAAGTGTATTGAAACTAATTTCATGTAACTGTCTTGAGTGCCTTTGAACAagttttgttgattttggcgctatataaatgtcttttGATTGATTCATTGAAATAGTTTCATATATCTGAAGTACTTGTACCCATTAGTTGTGTCACTGTATCAAAACGTTCGCAatattgactttcaataatgtaatgcatatatatatatatatatatatatatatatatatatatatatatatatatatatatatatatatttatatatatatatatatatatatatatatatatatatacaaaatatattacaaaattcaaataaaaaagaagaggaagaaaaaaCTACACTATAATAAAAACCGCTATTGAAGACACTCAATCTTTGCTGGATTTTAATTGGCGAGAACGAACGCCGcatgagtgcaagaaccctgtTGAAATTAATCAAATGAGGTCAACATGTGTCAAAGGCTGAAAGCCTTAATTCTAAGACGATAGCTTCAAAATGTAAGCTAATTCCTTCAGTGCTATGATTTTCGTTTGGTGACATAGTTTGATTAAATTCTGTTCGGTTAAGTTTCGTGAAGGGGCTCTTTAAGTCATACAGTCTTCCAGGGAATGATCTCTGCTTCAGAGAGTTGATAGTCTTGCTTTAAGCACAGACAGGCAGGCCCTTATCTGTTTTCACTCTCTGAGCTTCACGGGAtgaacaggttatctcaaatggtctcataATTTGCTGTTTTCTCTGTGGTTTATATTTTATGACTTTTCCTTTGGGTAGGTTGTGGAAacatttcacagtgtataaaaaatgtataataaaacgttcattaataacaattattaaagggatggttggtGTCAGTGatgtggaattttgagcaaattttaTTGCAAGGAAttacaaagccaactggctatctggtttcattttattataaTCGATTATTGCTTCAGTCGAAACAGATTGTTCAATGTATTTTTTATAACACAGTATGTAGTTAACATTGATTCAATGtgacataaaatatcaatttatgcTGTCGTCATATATTATTTTACCTTATATATTCTGTCGCAAACCAGTAGATTGTATTCCCGAAAGTCAACATAATTCCCATTAgcatttctctttcttttcattttattttgtcgTAATGTCATCTTTAATAGATGTTTTATCGTTATGATTTTTCTTATAGAGTCTATTGCACAATAAAAACATAGTGGTACCATAGTACAAAATGCCGTATGAACTTTACTTTGATAATTGAAAAGTATATCCGATCTGTGGACGACTACATTAAGCAGAGCGCATGGTTTTATGGTAAGAGAGACCACAGGAAGGAGCACCTCTTACTACCCTACCCGAAAGACTCGGTTAAAAGAATCAGCAAAATATGGCTCTATTAAATTGGATACGGTAATAAATAGCGATGGCAACGGTCGAATAGAAAAAATACTGGGTGAGAACACTTTCCAATACGTAAAGGTGACACCTTAAAATACGATAGTGCGGTCTTAATGCACATGTAGCTATAGGGACGCAACCCGGGACGGGTATGACATGCCCCCCCCCTTAAgtcccccaacccaccccacctCTCATATCGATCAATACCATGTCGGTCTCAGGTAGCATAATCCAAATAATAGATGCATTGACTTAAAACCTAAATATTCAACGTACAATATGATGTATATGCGTCCTTTTAAAGGTTCTCACTGGCTTAACCCTACCATTCACTGGATAGTTGATAAGTTGGCAATTCGTGCGAATCTTTGCAATCAGACAATGAAGATTTTTCGCTATGACGGCCTGacgttttcgtcacttgtaaacagaCCTCTTGACGCGTTGGGAGGCGTGGAGGGGTCTATTATTGCCTAAATTAATCCAATTTCTGCAACATGCGTACTTCCATTTgtgacatccaagccacaaaaagcataacatatatatattttacatgttaacataatctcctttttttcttggtAAGTACTTTCCCTGAAAGGAAACACTCTGGTGGATTGAATAGACTGTTTGTATGGAGTATGCTAGCTCTCAGATCAGAACCGAAATCAAGGTGGGTCTACACTTAACATATATAAGATTGATGTAGTAAAACGAATACAAAATCAGTTCCAAACAGTTGACCTTGTTTTTGGCCATATACTTATAAATGATTCAATCTTTAGAAAAGAATGAGGATGAGGAATAGCTAGAAGAGTAAAAGAGAGTGAAAGTGGGAGGGAGGATAATATTGTCAGCAATATCCTGTTACACATTAGTCATCCATCAAACATCAATacagttttgcattctggtttaaagaTACTACAATGGCAGCTCTGCGTTCTAAGTATTCAAGAACACAGCCTTTTGACTCTTCCAATTTACCTCAAACttttaacattgtttatttcaatataaaaatataagaaCAAATCTTATTGTCTCACTTTTGAAAGCAAATGTTTATCCTTTGTAACATTGTACCAAACTATGTATACTTAGAAGAAGCATTAAGCAGATAAAATGAAGATTAGAAGGGAGGAAATGACACCATTGTCCCAAGTATGTCTTATTGTTTTCGCACAAACGAATagataaactgctcagaaatataTAGCCAATCAGAACAAACTTATCAAATAAAAGATTTTAGCTGAGTTTCTGCTGCGTTTCTGCTCTTGTTtgttcaggcgcgtagccaggaatttgtcaagggagggcgAAACtttagattcggcattgcaaactttctagcgtagcgccaccatgtttggcgcgaagcgtacaagaaaatgttggctgaaaatgcctcccagatcgcagaaaatggcactttccaggccttgtaagttgcatcttagcattttctcttttgaaaatactagcgatatcataaaacattaaaagcaatttaaaaaaatatgctcaaggggggggcggctgccgccttcgccccccccccttggctacgcgcctgtgtttgttgttgtattatttCCGTGAATCATCTCATCTTTACTTCAACAGTAATTTAATCCTGAATTGAGGAAAATCCTGAAGGCGGGAATAGAACAAACTATCAAATCACTAAGAACTGCGCCAACTGCGTAAAATATGTATAGTCGGTTGTGATGATGTAGGTAAGATATAAGGAAGTGTAGAAGAGACATGCATATTAACCAactagtaataataatagtagtagtagtagtaataataataataatcatagtgttattatgatgatgataataataataatagtcatcataatcataataataataatcatattaatcataatcataatccttattattataaaaataataataataaca from Apostichopus japonicus isolate 1M-3 chromosome 2, ASM3797524v1, whole genome shotgun sequence harbors:
- the LOC139973015 gene encoding uncharacterized protein, producing MEQEFPQLELLSDFTIDETKVVWGKVKIIVDQEFLIDFTEFDAKQAAASKTNPAVGGYLIESMTHTSDGNMVISGSAPDNYSHITVINSKGKIQKQEQMTIRYKINYTNRYCCYLSEHQVVTVCAPNEIGIYDVRNGSYNRKYIDDVVTTGKRMLCVAYDPDKNRIIVCLGDDGKTFLIFDHQLKYSHTVEVTGGVFGVVNDIAVHDGYLLVCHGNGAHAITMEGQSIKIVFEFTKPDLVTNERYNAIDMCIDKNGFFYMLCSCNGQTFLAQYSQDGRQLLHEQPLANVKTGCLTTLDVDGTERLAIASKDSANLCSFSLIAEK